In the Triticum aestivum cultivar Chinese Spring chromosome 2B, IWGSC CS RefSeq v2.1, whole genome shotgun sequence genome, caggagagggtggtgtttctcacccatttcgtccgtgggctgAGATTTCCCCTTCACCAGTACGTCCGCGGActaatgttttactatgggctggacttccatgacttggcccccaactccatcctcaatatctcggcatttattgtcgtgtgtgaggccttcctccgcatcccacctcacttcggcctatggctgaagaccttcaatgtgaagctaaAGGTGGTGAGCGgggaacaagcggagtgcggaggcgccatggtggtaAAATGCCCAACGTCGtctggcctgaaggctcctttgtggagaccatgaagaggtggcaatcggggtggttctacatcaccgagccgcgcggcaccaactgggcggcgacccccgaattcaGATTCGGAGTAccaatgtggctcacctcctggtaAGAGAAGGGCCTGGCATGGGGCTCTTCGGACAAGCTGACGGGGCTCTAGACGTGTGTcaagaacatgataagcaagaaaatcaaactcgtcaatgtggtccaggttatgctcttctgttggatccttccgtgccagcgccggacttgcaatatgtgggagttcgacccggccaagcaccagacgctgctagagctcttcggcacgacgcacgaagacgtctggaaggtgcttttcaaggccggcgaggtaccaccgcctacgaccgaggaccgtgggcttaGCTCAAAACTGGGCTAATGCGGTAAGTTCTTTTTCCCAAGTTTTCAAGGTAAATCCTTCACTGGCATATCtgagggaggaatctaagcctcccttccaatttttcaggcctggttagagatagcggagcagattaactgtccggctccgtaGCCCGAAGACCCAGAGACGCCTCTTCTGACGAAGGTGCTGTtttcggcgccttatgaggtgccgaagaagaaggccaagaagaaggccccggggaccagaggtggtctccgtcgcaagggtacttcggacgtgacgtctgaAGACACCGAGATGCCCTCCACCATCGaaaacgacgaggaggaggaggaagaaatccACCCCCTgccggggggagaaagaagaggaaggcctccacccatggcgaggccgaggcgtccaagaaagggaaaactTCCCTTCTAGACCACTCCACAGCAGCCACCAACAGCGGCGGAGAGTGGGAGCCTAGGGTCAAGCCCCTAGCCAACTCGTAAGTGTCTGGACACGGTAATATATCCAacatttttattttattgtttttaaCGTGCTGGATCATGCACTTGCATCCCGGCTCAGTCCAACATCAcgctatcctcctcttcggaggggttgCTAGACCCATCGGCGATGAACAACACatcccttccggcggcctcctcccccaaggctgcgtacaacaccgaggtgttgtcttgaAGGATCCTAGGCCCGGGAGAAGCTCAGGAGGCCGTCCCGGTGGTGCCAGAGGGTGAAGCCCAGGCTACCGGACACGTGGGGGATCGACCCCCATGGACACCGACGATGGTGGGGGATCGACCTCCTTGTCTTGACTCAGCTTGGAGACTGTTATTATTTCGCTGTTCATCTATGACGAACATCAAAGTTTGTTGGGCAATCGATGCCATGTGTGAGACCTGGATATTTCAATGGGCGCAAATCCAAAAGTGCACAACACACAACGGTACACTGTATCACAATCCAATAAGGTCACACGAACACCACAGCACACCACAACGGTACAACGTATACAAGGACGGCACACACTCTGTGAAAACGATCGATTCTGAGTATCATCATGTGACGGCCCTCGTCGTCGATCACGGCTCATCGGCCTCCGGCTCGAGCTCGGGAAAGCTGAACCCGGGAATCGTAGGCATCTCGGGCATGGGGGGCAGCTCGACCTTCGGGAACGACGGCAACCCCGGGAACGGCGGCAGCAGCTCGTGCTCCGGCGCCACCTCGGGCGCCTCGGCCGGGTAGTCGTCCTCAGGCGCCGTCTCCTCCAGGCCCCGTGCCGCGCTGGCCATTGCGGCGCACGAGAGCAGCAGCACGGCCAGGAAAAGAAGCGCGGTGTTCTTGGAGGAAACCATGCCGAATGGAGCTCGATCGATGGCTTTCTTGGGGCGCTTGTGTTGATCTCTGTGATGCGATGTTCTAGTGCGCACTCGTACTTATTGGACGTGACGGAACGATAGATGGTGCGTCAGCGTGAGATTTCTGTTTCAGAAAGTGTTTTTTTTTTAGGTTCTGGCCTCTCGGTTGGTGATCCGTCTGGTTTTGAGGCTGGGCCCTGTGTGTTTGGGAGGTTTTGGCGTGGGTGCGTGTCCCGCGGTTTGGTTGGAAAACTGACGGGTGATCACGGTTCGGTGAACGAACCATCATTTTCTTGTACGTAGCCCGAAGACCATCTTCACGTATCCACTGGTGCATACATCTTCGAGATTCCgaacctaagagcatctccagccgttcggcgcCTCAGGGACAGAAATAGCGCCTTCTGAGGGCTAGACGGCGCTATTTTGGCCATGGAAGCGGCCGGGTTCCCGACCACGGGCCCCAGGTCAGGCCCCAGGCGCCGATTTTGAGTTGAACTTCGGCTAAAATTAGACGGAAAAGACACAAATGCGGCTAATATCTGGCGGTTTTTCATTCATATTTGTACATAATAAAGAAGACATAATATAACAAAAACAAACTCCAAGCGCGGCGAGTTGACGGCCTCGATGTGCTCGAGGACGGCTTTGAGGGTGCGCCCTGGGACGCCCCACCATTGACGCCGCCCCTCGGAGTTGAGGCGTCCGTGGGGATCGACGCTGTTCGTGGCGGCGAGCTGGTCGGAGTGGCGGCGGTCGAACTACGCCGTCCATAGTGTGTGGATGTCGGGGGCGTACCTCGGCTGGATCCGCGCGCTCTCTGGCAGCGACAACTGGATCCGCACGATCTCGGCACGCCGGTCAGCACCAGAGGGCGGCGGTGGCACCAGGACACCGCCGGCGCTAAGCCTCCACGagcccggcacccgcatgtccggtggCGCCGGATAGTCCGCCTCATAGAGGAGGCAGGCCTCGTCCTCGtgcaggtggcggcggccgaagccgttagCCGCCGCTCCGTCGCCGGGGTAGCACTCGGCCATGGTCACGGTTCGAGAGACGAGGAGAGAGAGGGCTTCGGCGGCGAAGAAGAGAGCGTCGGCGGCGAGAGAGAGGCTGTAGAGTGTGCGTCCAGCGGGGAGGGATGTACGGCTTTTATAGCGGCGAGTGGGCGACAAGTGGGCGGCAGTGGTGTGGACGTGTGGCGGGGAGGGGCGGGACGCACAACGGCGCACCTTCACTGCGCCGCACgtgaatcaatggaaggctgaccggcggcagccttcgcattgattcccgcgggaaaacgaggcgatgaggatgaCGAAGATTCTCGACGACGCGCAGCGGCTGACTAGGTGGGTCCACCAAGCTTTTGCACGAAAAACGATTCCCCCGGTGTCCCCCCAACGCGCTGGGTTCGGTCTGCGTCTgtcggcgccaatttcggccctaaCCGGCGAAAAGTAGGATTCTGGGGGCGCGGTTTGGCCGATTTTTTCGAGCCGGCGATAAAAAAGGGGTNNNNNNNNNNNNNNNNNNNNNNNNNNNNNNNNNNNNNNNNNNNNNNNNNNNNNNNNNNNNNNNNNNNNNNNNNNNNNNNNNNNNNNNNNNNNNNNNNNNNNNNNNNNNNNNNNNNNNNNNNNNNNNNNNNNNNNNNNNNNNNNNNNNNNNNNNNNNNNNNNNNNNNNNNNNNNNNNNNNNNNNNNNNNNNNNNNNNNNNNNNNNNNNNNNNNNNNNNNNNNNNNNNNNNNNNNNNNNNNNNNNNNNNNNNNNNNNNNNNNNNNNNNNNNNNNNNNNNNNNNNNNNNNNNNNNNNNNNNNNNNNNNNNNNNNNNNNNNNNNNNNNNNNNNNNNNNNNNNNNNNNNNNNNNNNNNNNNNNNNNNNNNNNNNNNNNNNNNNNNNNNNNNNNNNNNNNNNNNNNNNNNNNNNNNNNNNNNNNNNNNNNNNNNNNNNNNNNNNNNNNNNNNNNNNNNNNNNNNNNCCATGAGCAACCTCTAGGGGTGCGGCTATGTGCTGCTTGCTGCGACGTCGAAGCTTGTCTCTTCTTGCGATTTTCTTTTTCTAGATACTTTCTTAAAATTCATCATCGATTTCTCAAAGATAGTGCATCACTGAACATAACAAATTAAGAAAAGAGGACATAAAATGATGAAAATGTACTTTGACAGTGTACTAAATGTATTTTCAATAGCTTTTTGACAGACAAGTTCACGCAATGCTTTGAGAAAATTGCTCATAGCTGAAAAAATGCTCATCACCGATTTCCTGAGGGATTATAACTCCAATGGTTTGAAATTCTACATTTGGTTCTAGCCATCGTTTGTAATTCTTGTAACTAACCTCTGTCTTCTAAAGCTATGGTACGCTCTTTGCATACTCTTCAAAAAAAAATAACTGCAATGGTGGAAGTTGCACAATCACTTAACTAGAAGGGTTCGTTCTACATTTCCTATTACAAATTGGAAGATGCTTCGGTTTTCATATTTTGAAGTGATGCAAAATACTCATGTTTGATAATCTATTCTTGCTTAGTTCATTAGATGCAGAGCCCGCATTAAAGGTTTAATTAAAGTTCAGTTCAGAGGTACACCACATTTGTTGTTCGAAAAAAAGTTTCGGAATTGAATTGCAAAATAAAAGTTAATAGTCAATAATCTTCTTACATATTTATCCAGAAATTCATTGACAAATGGTAGTGCTTGTAAATTCAGCCGAGAAACAAAAATGTATTGGAGAAATCAGCAAGCAAGTTGAAAACTCAAGCAATAAGCTAATTATGCATAGAAAATGAGATTTGCTTTTGGAGGAAGCAAATGAAAAAGAACAATTAATACTACTTATAGATGGAATTTGAATAACATGAAACGATGGTACCAATGTTTGAAAAAAAAAAGTCTGGATTCCATTGTAGGTTGAGAATGCACTTCAAGACATAAATACCCGAATCATTTCATTTTTTGTGTTGCCGACAAAAAATGTTAGAATACAAGGCATAATTTGTATCAACAGACCAACTGAGCTAAAAGGTTGTAATACTATTGGCCTCTGAACAAGAAGAATCAAACTTGTTTTTCAACTTTGGTGCTTGCACATGTCTCATTTGAAAATCTCGAATGTTGAAAAAAGGACAGTGAGGATAGTTTCTACGCAAAGAATCTTGGAATTATACACTacaactgaaattttggacagataTATGTATGTATTATGATCTGGATTTAATACATTGAAACTCTTGTCAAGAAAATTTGCCGCAACCAAGAACTAAATAGTTTGCCCAGTGGAATGTTTTT is a window encoding:
- the LOC123041019 gene encoding protein PELPK2, whose amino-acid sequence is MVSSKNTALLFLAVLLLSCAAMASAARGLEETAPEDDYPAEAPEVAPEHELLPPFPGLPSFPKVELPPMPEMPTIPGFSFPELEPEADEP